GACATTGGGCACGATGTCCTGTTCGCACCAATCAGCACGCGTTTCGATATTCGCCGTGCGAGCTTCGTTGTCGATCAAGAAGGGTCGTCCAATGGCACAACCACCCAATTGGCATTCGCGATGACCGTCCGGCTGGACTGCGCAGAAACTGAAGTTCATTTGGCTCATGCAATCCTTGTCGCCGCCACACGTATCTTGCGGCGTCGTGCAGGCGAATTCATGGTACATGCAGCCCAAGGTCGAATCCCAGCTCGTGCATTCTTGTCCGGCGGCACAATCCGCGCCGGTATTGCATTTCGCCGAAATACACCTTCCACCCGCGGTACCGCAAAGGCACAATTGGTCGGCGGGACAATCGGCATCTTGCACGCAGGAAAGAACGCAGGAGCAAGCGATTTCTCCCCAATTGTCGCAAATGTACCCTTCGGGACACATGCCACAACATGAATTCGGATCGGGCTTGCCCGCCGGACAATCGATGGCTTCACGGCGACGGTATTGGCCGCCTGCGCAGATGTCGACCCCCACGTCGATGCCATCGATGATGACCGGTTGCGGATCGACACAACCTCCCGTGCCGGGAATGAAGCCGGTCGAGCTCGAGGACGACGACGTCGTTGAAGAGCTGCTGCTCGAGGACGACGTCGTTCCGCTGGAGCTGCTCGACGAAGAGCTGGAGGCATTCCCCGAGCCTCCTGCGCCCCCCGTGTTGCCGTTTTCGACGGTGACCTCCGCGTCGCAGCCGGCTTCCAATCCTACGCCGAGCGATACGAGCAAGGCACTGGCGAATAGTTCGAGCGACGAAAGGCGAGGTTTTGTTATGGTACGATGCATGGTGGTCCTCCGAGGTTACGCGGAGCAGCCATCATGCCACTCGTAGGGGGTCAAAATCTTCGGAAAAGACGACGAAATGGTTGCGCCAGAATGTGCCGCGTCGTTATCCGTTGTCATTCGCGAGCTTCGGCTCGAATCGTAGTGTCCCTTGAAGCAATGCGTCGAACGTGGCTTCGGGGGTGTCTGGCTGCGCGGCGCACCAGCGAAGAAAGCCGCGCAATGTCGTATCGGGGTGGTCCTCTTTGCCGGGTTGGGGCGCAAAGTCGCCGGCCATGGCGCGATCGATCAATTGCAAGAGGCGTGGGTGATATCCTTCGTAAACGGTCAAATCCTGAAAAAATCGCGCGCGAGCAGAATCGCCCTGGATGATTTTCACCACGTCTTCACGCAGCTTCGCGAGCGCATCGGCATCGCACGTCATGCATTCCAAGTCGTAAAGAGCATTGTCGCCCGGGTGATAGGCTCCCACGAGGTGACTGTGTTTACGCTCCATGCTGCCAGAAAGGCCCGTCAAATCGATGGGATCGATGGCTTTTTGCCAAAGTAGAAAAGGGAAACGCAGCGGCCGATATTGCCACAACCGTGCACGAAAGGTGCGCCGTACGGGCGTTTCGTCGATGCCGATCGTCGACGGACGAAACACCATGCGATGCAGCATGTACGCCACGCCCAAGGACACTTGCCACAAGTTTGGTTTGACGTCGATTCGTCCAAGCTCGTAAAGCCGATCCAGATGCCACTCGACGCGTTCGGGGTTTCGCAGTACGAACCGGTAAAACAGGGCAAGCGACGAGCTCATGCGCCGACGAGCGTACTTGGGAATGTCTCGATTGCAATCCTGTCCGAGGCAGGTCGGTATATTGATGTCGCATCCATGATGTACGCGCGGTTGCATGCCAAAAAGCATCGGCGCGCAACCTCAGTCCGGACATGCGGCGGCGTTCCAGTTTGCCCCTCGGGAACTCGCCCGCAACTTTCCTTTACCTTTCATCCCGATTCGTGGCATGTACCGCCGTCGCCCGCTCGAGGAGGATGCGGTTCGTGAGCCGATCGCTGGCAGGATCCAAGGTGCTCTTGTTCGTCGCGGGCCTCCTCGCGTCCACACCGGCACTCGCGCAGCCGCCGGACAAGCCGCCCGCCGCGCCATCCAATGTAACGTTGCCTACGGTCGTCGAGCATGTCGATGCGGTGTACCCGCCCGACAAGCTGCCCCAGGCCATCGATACCAACGTCGAAGTGCTGGTGACGGTCGAACGAAACGGTACCGTGAGCGACGCGCAGATCGCCGTGTCGGGCGGCGAGGCGTTCGATGCGGCGGCGCTCACCGCCGTCCGCCGGTGGCGCTTTACGCCCGCAACGCGCGCGGGTGTTCCCATACGTGCGCGCATTCGCGTGCCATTTCACTTTGCTCCGGACCCTCATCCGCCCGTGGGCCCGCAACCGACGCCCTCGCAAAAGCCCGCGCAGGGCACGCAGCCGAAGACCGAGCCGCACGATGAGCCCGCGACGCATGCCCACGACAAACCGCATGCGCACGAAGCTCCGACGGACCTCGGGGGCGGTTTGGCATTGCCGCATTCGGTCGCCGAGCCGGGCAAACCGATCGAGATCCACGTGCAAGGGCGCCCCACGCCGCCTCGTCGAGGTGCGTCCGATTTTCGGCTCGATCGCACCGTGTTCGAGGCAGCTCCGCGCCCAACCGCCGCGGACCTATTGAAATCGGCTCCAGGCTTCAACGTCATGCGCCCCGAAGGCGATGCGGTCGCGCAACGCGTGTCGCTTCGAGGGTTCGATGCCGATCACGGACAGGATATCCAATTTTCCGTCGGAGGCCTCGTCGCTCTCAATCAGCCGTCGCACATCCACGGTCAAGGATATGCCGACACGAACGTGCTGATTCCCGAAACCGTGCGAAATGTGCGGATCCTCGAAGGTGTTTACGATCCGCACCAAGGTGACTTCGCCGTCGCGGGCAGCGTCGATTTCGACCTTGGCGTGCAAGAGCGCGGAATTCGCGCGACCGCAAGCTACGGTTCGTTCGATACCTTGAGGCTCGTGGGTGTGTTTGCCCCCGTGGGCCAATCCGAAGAAACGTTTGGCGCTGTGGCATTGCGTTCGACCAGCGGCTTTGGCGATGGCGTTCGCGGAGGCGCATCGGCCGGTTTTACGGGACAATACCGCCTCGAATTGCCTGGCGAATGGACGGCGCTCTTGCATGCTGCAGGGTATGGTGCGCGGTCGGGCATCGGCGGCGTGTTGCGTCGCGACGACATCGACGCGCGCCGAATCGATTTTTGGGGCACGTATGGCGACACATCGGCCCGATCGCAATCGGCCAACGTCAGTCGAACCCAGGCCAGCGTTTCGTTCCAGCGCCTTGGCGACGACGGAACCGAAGCTTCCTTTGGCGTGTGGGGCGCTTACGCCACGTATCGCAGCAGGCTCAATTTTACTGGATACACGCAACGTTCGCGCGTGCAGCCGGAATGGGCAGGACGCGGAGACCTCATCGAACAATCGAATCAGGACGTGGGCGTCGGTGCGCGAGCGAGCTTTCGGACG
This genomic window from Polyangiaceae bacterium contains:
- a CDS encoding ferritin-like domain-containing protein gives rise to the protein MHRTITKPRLSSLELFASALLVSLGVGLEAGCDAEVTVENGNTGGAGGSGNASSSSSSSSSGTTSSSSSSSSTTSSSSSSTGFIPGTGGCVDPQPVIIDGIDVGVDICAGGQYRRREAIDCPAGKPDPNSCCGMCPEGYICDNWGEIACSCVLSCVQDADCPADQLCLCGTAGGRCISAKCNTGADCAAGQECTSWDSTLGCMYHEFACTTPQDTCGGDKDCMSQMNFSFCAVQPDGHRECQLGGCAIGRPFLIDNEARTANIETRADWCEQDIVPNVEGIDERIRNELAEAWEHTARMEHASIAAFARFSMELLSLGAPSDLIMRTNSAMVDETKHARFAFAMASAYRDKPIGPGRLAMDGAMAESDDVVGIVRRVIREGCVGETVAAVEAGEASARAMDPVVRQTLDMIAKDESQHAELAWRTVKWALTAFGADVRDAIRHEIAVLSDELATAYESRRTERDEELLDHGVVTSSVRGAIRRATIGRVVVPCLKALVEEAQRVSRATEASASA
- a CDS encoding TonB-dependent receptor; amino-acid sequence: MRFVSRSLAGSKVLLFVAGLLASTPALAQPPDKPPAAPSNVTLPTVVEHVDAVYPPDKLPQAIDTNVEVLVTVERNGTVSDAQIAVSGGEAFDAAALTAVRRWRFTPATRAGVPIRARIRVPFHFAPDPHPPVGPQPTPSQKPAQGTQPKTEPHDEPATHAHDKPHAHEAPTDLGGGLALPHSVAEPGKPIEIHVQGRPTPPRRGASDFRLDRTVFEAAPRPTAADLLKSAPGFNVMRPEGDAVAQRVSLRGFDADHGQDIQFSVGGLVALNQPSHIHGQGYADTNVLIPETVRNVRILEGVYDPHQGDFAVAGSVDFDLGVQERGIRATASYGSFDTLRLVGVFAPVGQSEETFGAVALRSTSGFGDGVRGGASAGFTGQYRLELPGEWTALLHAAGYGARSGIGGVLRRDDIDARRIDFWGTYGDTSARSQSANVSRTQASVSFQRLGDDGTEASFGVWGAYATYRSRLNFTGYTQRSRVQPEWAGRGDLIEQSNQDVGVGARASFRTRRYHPASWLEAQVSMGADAEGHSVDQAQNLLEAPQNETWDRRVDATIGTFRAGAFVDVLFSISRRARLRGGARADFILFDVDDRLGNFIPPYREPTHIVGFRRSAAGVAWGPRATFEFDATSFLRLFAAYGEGYRSPQGRQLEEGEQAPFAKVRSYEAGLKLNHEPSRISTTLLAYETRLSYDLAFDATEGRLERIGPTTRRGIVAHFQANPLAGFNASLSMTLVRATLDAPPPPTPENPTPAYVEGQALPYVPPVVVRADVSYQRPIVKLWGKPLVGRIGYGATFLSPRPLPYAQEAAPVFTVDATAGLRRDFVELGIDAMNLFNRRYADTEYVYVSDWRTSDFPSLLPARHISAGPPLTILGTLTLRL